In the genome of Nocardia terpenica, one region contains:
- a CDS encoding MaoC/PaaZ C-terminal domain-containing protein: MTETTGRVVEFDDSGLGQWSDEEHFEVTRARIAEYAAATNDPIEAHRDGDVASPIFAIVPVFEAMLVPVIDVAPTDIFGRVVHGEHDIHFHRPIRPGDRLTARARAIGYAGRPNGSTVTIHIETRSDTGELVNEQYLTAFFRKIDAGRTVGEAAPEHRFDETLRERNPVAIVPQHIDDDQTYRYAPASGDPVPLHLDEQVARDAGLPGIIAHGLCTMAFASWAVLTEVGGSDVARLKRFAVRFADLVFPGDDLETRIWKAKSENGVTAYAFETARGGDVVLRDGLAELADRP, encoded by the coding sequence GGCCAGTGGTCCGACGAGGAGCACTTCGAGGTCACCCGGGCCCGGATCGCCGAATACGCCGCGGCCACCAACGATCCCATCGAGGCACACCGCGACGGCGACGTGGCCTCGCCGATCTTCGCGATCGTCCCGGTGTTCGAGGCCATGCTCGTGCCCGTCATCGATGTCGCGCCGACCGACATCTTCGGCCGAGTGGTGCACGGAGAGCACGACATTCACTTCCACCGCCCGATCCGCCCCGGCGATCGGCTGACCGCGCGGGCACGGGCGATCGGTTACGCGGGCCGACCGAACGGCAGCACCGTCACCATCCACATCGAAACCCGTTCCGACACCGGCGAACTGGTCAACGAGCAGTACCTGACCGCCTTCTTCCGTAAGATCGACGCGGGCCGGACGGTCGGAGAAGCCGCGCCGGAGCACCGATTCGACGAGACCCTGCGCGAGCGCAACCCGGTCGCGATCGTGCCGCAGCACATCGACGACGATCAGACCTACCGCTACGCACCGGCTTCCGGCGATCCGGTCCCGCTGCACCTGGACGAGCAGGTCGCCAGGGATGCCGGGCTGCCCGGCATCATCGCGCACGGCCTGTGCACCATGGCCTTCGCCTCGTGGGCGGTGCTCACCGAGGTCGGCGGCTCGGATGTGGCCCGCCTGAAGCGATTCGCGGTCCGCTTCGCCGACCTGGTCTTCCCCGGCGACGACCTGGAGACCCGGATCTGGAAGGCGAAATCGGAGAACGGCGTCACCGCCTACGCATTCGAGACCGCCCGTGGCGGCGACGTCGTCCTGCGCGACGGCCTCGCCGAGCTCGCAGACCGACCGTAA